A single window of Chloroflexota bacterium DNA harbors:
- a CDS encoding cation:proton antiporter subunit C, whose amino-acid sequence MQYIPFNIPFVAAALLVGVALFIFLFKRNLIKIVMGVAILSSGVNLFLIALGYRAGGVAPIYTATPEGVMVLPVPQALTLTNIVITVSVIALMLTMVMYIYRHMGDIDAKKSRLLKG is encoded by the coding sequence ATGCAGTATATTCCTTTTAATATCCCATTTGTTGCCGCAGCGCTCCTGGTGGGTGTGGCTCTGTTCATTTTTCTGTTCAAGCGGAATCTTATAAAAATCGTGATGGGTGTCGCCATTTTAAGCTCCGGGGTCAACCTGTTTCTGATAGCTCTGGGGTACCGGGCGGGGGGCGTTGCTCCCATCTATACGGCTACACCGGAGGGCGTTATGGTGCTGCCCGTGCCGCAGGCACTGACCCTGACCAACATCGTCATCACGGTTTCCGTGATTGCACTGATGCTGACCATGGTGATGTATATCTACCGCCACATGGGAGATATTGACGCCAAAAAATCGAGATTGCTGAAAGGGTAG
- a CDS encoding 4Fe-4S binding protein: MTTRQLKKIIKIDEEKCNGCGLCVPSCAEGALQIIDGKAKLVREQYCDGLGACLGECPQGALIIEEREVEEFDEEAVAHHLHPIAHEPELPCGCPSATVAQFQRETSELPESAATGPIASMLTQWPVQLTLVPPSAPFLQGADILLTADCVPFAYADFHREFLQNRALLVACPKLDDFGAHLNKLVAILHQAEPRSITVVHMEVPCCSGLVYMAQKAIEASGSNIPLYDVTVGVRGTILSRDEPVLSVST; encoded by the coding sequence ATGACTACCAGACAGCTTAAGAAAATAATCAAGATTGATGAAGAGAAGTGCAATGGCTGCGGCCTCTGCGTGCCTTCCTGTGCCGAGGGAGCCCTCCAGATAATAGATGGTAAGGCAAAACTGGTGCGCGAGCAGTACTGCGACGGCCTTGGTGCCTGCCTGGGAGAGTGCCCACAGGGAGCACTTATCATTGAAGAGCGAGAAGTCGAAGAATTCGACGAGGAAGCAGTGGCCCATCATCTGCATCCTATCGCGCATGAGCCTGAACTTCCCTGCGGCTGCCCTTCGGCGACTGTCGCGCAGTTCCAGCGTGAAACATCGGAGCTGCCGGAATCAGCCGCAACCGGACCCATCGCATCAATGCTCACCCAGTGGCCGGTGCAGTTGACCCTGGTGCCGCCTTCGGCACCGTTTCTGCAGGGGGCTGATATCCTGCTGACCGCCGACTGCGTTCCCTTTGCCTACGCTGATTTTCACCGGGAGTTCCTGCAAAATCGCGCCCTGCTGGTAGCCTGCCCCAAGCTGGACGACTTTGGTGCCCACCTGAATAAACTGGTCGCCATTCTGCATCAGGCGGAACCCCGCAGCATCACCGTGGTGCACATGGAGGTGCCCTGCTGCTCCGGACTGGTGTACATGGCGCAAAAGGCCATCGAGGCCAGCGGCTCAAATATCCCGCTTTACGATGTGACCGTTGGCGTCAGAGGAACCATACTATCGCGCGACGAACCGGTGCTATCGGTTTCGACTTGA
- the hycI gene encoding hydrogenase maturation peptidase HycI, with protein MSHKITLGIGNPLGGDDAVGSFVVRRVNEKRQGKAGAERPGASRQQDITAIDAGTAPENYTSIIRRNRPEQLILVDAADMGLSPGSIRLLSPEKIATLSFSTHSMPLSAFVSYVSEFCGQVYIIGIQPERTETGDRLSGPVRKSGERVVDLILNDRLDEISALG; from the coding sequence GTGAGCCATAAAATTACTCTGGGCATCGGTAATCCGCTGGGCGGCGACGATGCCGTTGGCTCATTTGTCGTCAGAAGAGTAAACGAGAAGCGGCAGGGAAAAGCCGGTGCCGAACGTCCAGGGGCTTCCCGCCAACAGGATATCACCGCCATAGACGCCGGCACCGCGCCAGAGAACTACACTTCAATCATCCGCAGGAATCGGCCGGAACAGTTAATACTGGTTGATGCCGCGGATATGGGGCTATCCCCGGGGTCAATAAGGTTATTATCGCCGGAAAAAATTGCCACCTTATCTTTTTCCACGCACAGTATGCCATTATCGGCATTCGTCTCATACGTCAGCGAGTTCTGTGGACAGGTGTACATTATTGGCATTCAGCCTGAGCGGACGGAAACCGGGGACAGGCTTTCCGGACCGGTGCGAAAAAGCGGTGAGCGTGTGGTTGATTTGATACTGAACGACCGCCTGGACGAAATCAGCGCGCTGGGGTAA
- a CDS encoding NADH-quinone oxidoreductase subunit B family protein — MNLKAFNRALWVYHLNTGSCNGCDIEILAVLTPRYDVERFGIMLVGSPRHADVLLATGPVGRSMEDSVRRVYEQTPDPKVVMAIGNCGIEGDVFHEAYSLVGPIDQIIPVDVYVPGCPPRPEAIIEGVVKAWAKLETLARQEVS, encoded by the coding sequence ATGAATTTAAAGGCATTTAACCGAGCACTCTGGGTATACCACCTCAACACCGGTTCCTGTAACGGCTGTGATATTGAGATTCTGGCCGTGCTGACGCCACGCTACGATGTCGAGCGTTTCGGCATCATGCTGGTGGGCTCGCCGCGCCACGCCGATGTCCTGCTCGCTACCGGGCCGGTGGGGCGCAGCATGGAGGATAGCGTGCGACGTGTTTACGAGCAGACCCCCGACCCTAAAGTGGTTATGGCGATAGGCAATTGCGGTATTGAAGGCGATGTCTTTCATGAAGCTTACAGTCTGGTTGGGCCAATAGACCAGATAATACCGGTGGACGTTTACGTTCCCGGCTGCCCTCCCCGGCCGGAGGCGATTATCGAAGGGGTGGTAAAGGCCTGGGCCAAGCTGGAAACGCTGGCTAGGCAGGAGGTTTCATAG
- a CDS encoding sodium:proton antiporter translates to MLSKIVRTISNQLILFILIFGLYIIMHGHVTPGGGFQGGAVVASGVVMLIAAFGSSEIKKSLRESHLSVVESSGALIFIGMAFAGMGTIFFYNFLVGTPVFGGIPPTGPNPGNVWTGGVIPLMNFGVGLKVMAGLSAIVLAMALFSSGEEMEE, encoded by the coding sequence ATGCTGTCTAAAATCGTGCGCACCATATCGAACCAGCTGATACTGTTTATATTGATATTTGGACTGTATATTATCATGCACGGGCATGTCACGCCGGGCGGAGGCTTCCAGGGTGGTGCCGTCGTCGCTTCCGGTGTGGTAATGCTAATCGCGGCGTTTGGCTCCAGCGAGATTAAAAAATCGCTTCGCGAGAGCCATCTCTCTGTGGTGGAAAGCAGCGGCGCACTGATATTTATCGGCATGGCCTTTGCCGGTATGGGCACCATCTTCTTCTACAATTTCCTGGTTGGCACCCCCGTGTTCGGCGGTATTCCTCCCACCGGCCCCAATCCGGGTAACGTATGGACGGGAGGAGTCATTCCGCTGATGAACTTCGGTGTCGGGCTGAAGGTTATGGCTGGACTATCGGCGATTGTTCTCGCCATGGCGCTATTTTCCAGCGGGGAGGAGATGGAAGAATGA
- a CDS encoding hydrogenase, giving the protein MSVLMYGYAVWSPIVWLVALLVLAAIALYVRSRGQKRYKKGTAQTDVFLSGIQVPPAEQRHIPAHNIYWGFFEALKGFYSTMMRPHTGIINDYMLWLVAIIALTVLILVLTS; this is encoded by the coding sequence TTGTCAGTTTTAATGTACGGATATGCGGTCTGGAGCCCAATCGTCTGGCTGGTGGCGCTGCTGGTTCTGGCAGCCATTGCGCTCTATGTGAGAAGTCGCGGTCAGAAACGGTACAAGAAAGGGACGGCGCAGACCGATGTCTTTCTCTCCGGCATCCAGGTTCCACCAGCCGAACAGCGCCACATTCCGGCGCATAACATATACTGGGGCTTTTTCGAGGCGCTGAAAGGATTTTACAGCACCATGATGCGACCACATACCGGGATTATCAATGACTATATGCTGTGGCTGGTAGCCATAATAGCGCTCACCGTTCTGATACTGGTCTTGACAAGTTAG
- a CDS encoding NADH-quinone oxidoreductase subunit C translates to MERLTPQEIVDSFKKALGDDFIDGTIYEREVAVKKNRFRSIWIHVRKKAFRNAVEHICRIQQYPHFAIISSSDLGNDVELIYHFTIYYGNHLEELSLGLRVTLPKKDLTIPTITDLIPGAIFTERETQEMMGVEVIDIPDGRRLFLVGDLPEGIYPWRKDEKKLEEYLRVLPGRKPKGKDKGKDKEG, encoded by the coding sequence TTGGAGAGGCTCACTCCTCAGGAAATCGTTGATAGCTTCAAGAAAGCGCTGGGCGACGATTTTATTGACGGCACAATCTACGAACGCGAGGTCGCCGTCAAGAAGAACCGTTTCCGCAGCATCTGGATACATGTCAGGAAGAAGGCATTCCGGAATGCGGTGGAGCATATCTGCCGCATTCAGCAATATCCTCATTTCGCCATTATCTCATCGAGCGACCTGGGAAATGACGTGGAGCTGATATACCACTTCACCATATACTACGGCAATCATCTGGAGGAACTAAGCCTGGGGCTTCGGGTTACCCTGCCCAAGAAAGACCTGACGATACCAACCATAACCGACCTTATCCCCGGCGCCATCTTCACCGAGCGCGAGACGCAGGAGATGATGGGGGTAGAGGTTATCGACATACCGGACGGAAGGAGATTATTCCTTGTTGGTGACCTTCCTGAAGGTATATACCCGTGGAGAAAAGATGAGAAGAAACTGGAGGAATACCTCCGGGTGCTGCCGGGAAGAAAGCCAAAGGGGAAAGATAAGGGGAAAGATAAGGAAGGGTAG
- a CDS encoding phosphohydrolase has product MIRCPGQDMRKLRVSLHKCSNCGAEVEIFSDEMRVKCQKCGQYVYKEKTPSCIDWCAAARECLGEERWKQLKGEEQTAKEK; this is encoded by the coding sequence ATGATACGGTGTCCCGGCCAGGATATGCGAAAACTGAGGGTTTCTCTCCACAAGTGCTCGAACTGCGGCGCCGAGGTGGAGATTTTCTCTGATGAAATGCGGGTGAAATGTCAGAAATGCGGACAGTATGTGTACAAGGAGAAAACTCCGTCCTGCATTGACTGGTGCGCTGCCGCCCGCGAGTGCCTCGGTGAGGAGAGATGGAAACAACTCAAAGGTGAAGAGCAAACAGCAAAGGAGAAGTGA
- a CDS encoding alpha/beta hydrolase family protein produces MNPFHYSSDGLHAHMQLKQTHREWASYAVHYPTACPTRHEKNKTVLAEYFRPLNAIGAPLVILFHGVGDQLLVPCRLLARSLVKKGMACFVLYSVFHSRRMPDEVKRRYPSLTPDEWFENYVISVTDVRQAIDWAKGRTEIDTEKVGIIGTSFGGFISAITMGIDDRIKAGVFLIAGGNSQKIGRFSRKRSMRKGYKVTEEEYNRNQQVYRQYLGEVAEKGFENVTPPDRSFLIDPMTFGHCLQERPVLLLNALWDEYIPREATLDLWEASGKPAISWFPGTHTTFWLWYPLIHRKISRFLVSTFDTESTV; encoded by the coding sequence ATGAACCCATTCCATTATTCGAGCGACGGGCTGCACGCCCATATGCAATTGAAGCAGACGCACCGGGAGTGGGCGAGCTATGCGGTTCATTACCCCACCGCCTGCCCGACGCGTCATGAAAAGAACAAAACTGTCCTGGCTGAGTATTTCCGGCCGCTGAATGCCATCGGTGCCCCGCTGGTCATCCTGTTCCACGGCGTCGGCGACCAGCTCCTCGTCCCCTGCAGGCTACTGGCCCGGTCGCTGGTCAAGAAAGGCATGGCCTGCTTCGTCCTTTACTCGGTGTTTCATTCCCGGCGCATGCCGGATGAGGTAAAACGCCGCTACCCTTCTCTCACCCCCGACGAGTGGTTTGAAAACTATGTCATTTCTGTAACCGACGTACGACAGGCAATTGACTGGGCCAAAGGCCGTACCGAGATAGACACGGAGAAGGTGGGGATAATCGGCACAAGTTTCGGCGGCTTCATCTCCGCGATTACCATGGGCATAGACGACCGAATCAAGGCGGGGGTTTTTCTCATCGCCGGCGGGAATTCACAGAAGATAGGGCGTTTCAGCCGGAAGCGCTCCATGAGGAAAGGTTACAAAGTAACTGAGGAAGAGTACAACCGCAACCAGCAGGTTTACAGGCAATATCTGGGTGAGGTCGCTGAGAAAGGTTTCGAGAACGTAACACCCCCCGACCGGAGCTTTCTTATTGACCCGATGACCTTCGGTCACTGCCTGCAGGAACGCCCTGTACTGTTGCTCAACGCCCTCTGGGACGAATACATTCCAAGAGAGGCCACGCTTGACCTCTGGGAGGCCTCCGGCAAACCAGCCATAAGCTGGTTCCCGGGAACGCACACCACCTTCTGGCTCTGGTATCCATTAATCCATCGTAAAATTTCCCGTTTTCTGGTATCCACTTTTGATACTGAAAGTACTGTATAA
- a CDS encoding TIGR00730 family Rossman fold protein, protein MPQEYEINELAKEESWRMFRIIGELVEGFDRLSGVEPAVSIYGSARVKPGDELYKKTEEIARRLGEAGFAVITGGGPGIMEAANKGASEAGVKSVGVNIELPEEQMPNTYSNISLSLRHFFVRKVLLVKYATAFIIMPGGLGTLDELTEVLTLMQTHKIKPFPVLLYGSGYWNGFLDWLRDCTLDNNYISKEDLHLLRVYDDAEEIVDAVRQWYLNQEIAGGSAVAR, encoded by the coding sequence ATGCCACAGGAATATGAAATCAATGAACTGGCCAAAGAGGAATCCTGGCGTATGTTCCGCATCATCGGTGAGCTGGTGGAGGGATTTGACCGGCTCTCGGGAGTAGAACCGGCCGTATCCATTTACGGTTCGGCCAGAGTGAAACCGGGTGATGAATTGTACAAGAAAACGGAAGAAATCGCCCGCCGACTTGGCGAGGCGGGATTCGCCGTAATCACCGGCGGCGGACCCGGCATTATGGAGGCAGCCAACAAGGGTGCTTCCGAAGCTGGTGTGAAATCCGTGGGCGTGAACATCGAGCTGCCTGAGGAACAGATGCCCAATACTTACTCCAATATCTCTCTTTCACTGCGCCATTTCTTTGTCCGCAAGGTGCTGCTGGTGAAATACGCCACCGCTTTCATCATCATGCCCGGCGGCCTCGGGACACTCGATGAGCTAACCGAGGTGCTGACGCTGATGCAAACTCACAAGATAAAGCCTTTCCCCGTGCTCCTATACGGCAGCGGCTACTGGAACGGCTTTCTCGATTGGCTGCGGGACTGCACGCTGGATAATAATTACATTTCCAAAGAAGACCTGCACCTGCTCCGTGTTTACGACGATGCCGAAGAAATCGTTGATGCGGTCCGTCAATGGTATCTGAACCAGGAAATTGCCGGTGGAAGTGCTGTAGCCAGATAG
- a CDS encoding NADH-quinone oxidoreductase subunit H produces the protein MNLLGDTLWINAIVIIIGSAIVVAIGAFFGMLYRGVDRKLVAHMQGRVGPPIVQPFRDVQKLLMKESIIPRGAIPWLFTAAPFLAVISTGVLLLYIPLFGQQALLGRYGDVILVLYLLIVPSLAFVAGGFASSSPYATVGAQREMIIMMSYELPLAVVALTIAWKISQVTTANPFLLTTITAYPIWSLLGPVGIAGAALMLLALGVVTVGEAAKVPFDIAEAETEIAGGMLVEYSGRNLLLFYLADVIKAFAMVAVVVALFIPYNLSPYIGVQMALPAGIIDGLFFLVKVFVIMFFSITLIRAGMARFKITQASAVYVLAMTAVALVGMLLIWVDSMF, from the coding sequence ATGAATTTATTAGGAGACACCCTGTGGATTAATGCCATAGTCATCATCATTGGCTCCGCCATTGTCGTGGCCATTGGTGCTTTCTTCGGTATGCTGTATCGGGGCGTTGACCGCAAGCTGGTGGCACATATGCAGGGAAGGGTCGGCCCTCCTATAGTACAGCCCTTCCGCGATGTGCAGAAGCTGCTCATGAAAGAGAGCATTATACCGAGGGGCGCCATTCCGTGGCTGTTCACGGCGGCACCTTTCCTCGCCGTCATTTCCACCGGTGTGCTGCTCCTGTATATTCCGCTTTTCGGTCAGCAAGCATTGCTTGGCCGGTACGGCGATGTGATACTGGTGCTGTATCTGCTCATCGTGCCCTCGCTTGCCTTTGTCGCCGGTGGGTTCGCTTCCAGTTCCCCGTATGCTACTGTGGGCGCCCAGCGGGAGATGATAATCATGATGAGCTACGAGCTGCCGCTGGCAGTGGTGGCTCTGACCATCGCCTGGAAAATCAGCCAGGTCACCACCGCGAACCCGTTCCTCCTGACCACCATAACAGCGTATCCGATATGGAGCCTGCTGGGACCGGTGGGCATTGCCGGGGCGGCGTTGATGCTGCTTGCTCTTGGGGTAGTGACCGTCGGAGAGGCAGCCAAGGTTCCGTTTGACATCGCCGAGGCGGAAACGGAAATCGCCGGCGGGATGCTGGTTGAATATTCGGGAAGAAACCTTCTCCTGTTCTACTTGGCGGACGTCATCAAGGCCTTTGCCATGGTAGCGGTGGTGGTGGCGCTGTTCATCCCCTACAACCTGTCGCCCTATATCGGGGTGCAGATGGCGCTGCCGGCGGGCATCATCGATGGGCTGTTCTTCCTGGTCAAGGTCTTCGTTATCATGTTCTTCAGTATCACGCTGATACGTGCCGGTATGGCGCGATTTAAAATCACGCAGGCCAGTGCGGTATACGTTCTTGCCATGACCGCCGTAGCACTTGTCGGCATGTTGCTTATCTGGGTTGACTCCATGTTTTGA
- a CDS encoding Crp/Fnr family transcriptional regulator gives MLPTEKSQILKKSLIFSSLNEEELSELVDLAVERSFQPDEFIFWEDDEPDYFYVIARGRIKVVKHSSSGKEFIIAFFGPGEMFGEVAVFEGKPYPASAQVISASKVLGIKRQNFLDFLATHPQVALRIINILGGRLRDAQGRLKDLAGERVQQRLARILLMLASRMGNTLPFTRQELADMAGMTTETAIRLTSGLRERGIIRTSRGQLVIVDEPKLRLLAEGPPTV, from the coding sequence TTGTTACCGACCGAAAAATCCCAGATTCTAAAGAAGTCGCTGATTTTCTCCAGCCTGAACGAGGAAGAGCTTTCCGAACTGGTCGACCTGGCGGTTGAGCGCAGCTTCCAGCCTGATGAATTCATCTTCTGGGAGGACGATGAACCTGATTACTTCTACGTAATCGCCAGGGGAAGAATCAAAGTGGTCAAGCACTCGTCCTCGGGCAAAGAATTCATCATCGCCTTCTTTGGTCCCGGCGAAATGTTCGGCGAGGTAGCCGTTTTTGAAGGTAAGCCCTATCCGGCTTCCGCTCAAGTGATTTCGGCCAGCAAGGTGCTGGGCATCAAAAGGCAGAATTTTCTTGATTTTCTCGCCACCCACCCGCAGGTGGCACTGCGTATTATCAACATTCTTGGCGGTCGCCTCCGCGATGCGCAGGGTCGGCTCAAGGACCTTGCCGGGGAGAGAGTTCAGCAGAGGTTGGCCCGCATTCTGCTGATGCTGGCCTCCAGAATGGGCAACACTTTGCCCTTTACACGACAGGAGTTAGCCGATATGGCCGGTATGACCACGGAGACGGCTATCCGCCTGACCAGCGGGCTGCGCGAGAGGGGTATCATCCGTACCTCTCGAGGTCAGCTCGTCATCGTTGATGAGCCTAAACTCAGGCTGCTTGCCGAAGGCCCGCCAACCGTATAA
- a CDS encoding 4Fe-4S dicluster domain-containing protein — translation MWEAAITIIKQLFLKPATNLFPAKYAPESTLDLLDKVAKQEVALNPPIAVPPQFRGKIAYDRENCTGCQLCVKVCPTSAIEFLPEERKVKIFISQCCFCAQCVDVCPVHTLAMTEEFLLSSYDKFADELIVTDSGELPGSVKRKAKGAEAESSSEEE, via the coding sequence ATGTGGGAAGCTGCGATTACGATAATTAAACAGCTTTTTTTGAAACCGGCGACCAATCTCTTTCCGGCCAAATATGCGCCGGAGTCGACACTCGACCTGCTCGATAAGGTGGCCAAGCAGGAAGTGGCATTGAATCCGCCGATTGCGGTGCCGCCGCAGTTCCGGGGTAAAATCGCCTACGACCGGGAGAACTGCACCGGCTGTCAGCTATGTGTGAAAGTCTGCCCCACCAGCGCCATCGAGTTTCTGCCTGAAGAGAGAAAGGTCAAGATATTCATCTCCCAGTGCTGCTTCTGTGCCCAGTGCGTTGATGTGTGCCCCGTGCATACGCTGGCCATGACCGAGGAGTTCCTGCTCTCCAGCTATGATAAATTCGCCGACGAACTGATAGTCACCGACAGCGGCGAACTCCCCGGCTCAGTAAAGAGGAAAGCAAAAGGCGCCGAGGCGGAGTCCTCATCGGAAGAAGAATAA
- a CDS encoding NADH:ubiquinone oxidoreductase: protein MEYLTVHSPILIVAIPLLAAFIIPLLSRLGSKVRDTFNVSLLGFVTFLVAILAIDIYANGARIYTLGASVPELARPEGYMVPVRIMFQVDGISIFMGLTITVVALAALVYSLQFVKNETGQDRFYSLFMLLYVGMIGLVFTGDMFNLFVFLEILSIAGAGLASYRVNLADAVEGGFKYIVISAVSALLVLFAIGILYGQYNLLSIAALANTMQFNTLDMIALAMLAIAFVMKLAGVPLHMWAPDTYAVAPAGITPMIYMSSAASMYALYRVTFTLYGGQFDTMPIGWVVIILGVLSMFIGVMMAIYQTDIKRLMAYHAISQSGYMLLGVGVGLAVLTDPVALANYGRDAMNGGIFHIINNALYKGMLFLTAEAIFFRIGTRDLNKMGGLAHNMKWTTIFFIIGALAISGIPPFNGFASKLLIYESVFRFNPLLSIIAMFVSLVTLASFTKVFYSAFTGPEMPAYREVREVPKSMIIGMGIMVACIIFFSIFPGLVVDTIVAPATDALIDQASYINGVMGAAP from the coding sequence TTGGAGTACTTAACCGTACACTCGCCGATACTGATTGTGGCTATACCGCTGCTGGCAGCATTTATCATACCGCTGCTCAGCCGGTTAGGCAGTAAGGTAAGAGATACCTTTAATGTCTCTCTTCTCGGCTTTGTCACGTTCCTGGTTGCCATCCTGGCCATAGATATCTATGCGAACGGTGCTCGCATCTATACCCTGGGCGCTTCGGTACCGGAACTGGCCAGACCGGAAGGGTATATGGTGCCGGTGCGCATCATGTTCCAGGTGGACGGCATCTCCATATTCATGGGCCTGACCATAACGGTGGTCGCGCTGGCAGCGCTGGTCTACTCCCTCCAGTTTGTGAAAAATGAGACCGGGCAGGACCGGTTCTATTCGCTGTTCATGCTTTTGTATGTGGGAATGATTGGCTTGGTATTCACCGGTGACATGTTCAACCTGTTCGTCTTCCTCGAGATACTGTCCATCGCCGGTGCTGGCCTTGCCTCATACCGCGTCAACCTGGCTGATGCCGTAGAGGGCGGTTTCAAGTACATCGTCATTTCTGCGGTCAGTGCTCTGCTGGTGCTCTTTGCCATTGGCATATTATACGGTCAATATAATTTGCTGAGCATCGCCGCGCTGGCAAATACTATGCAATTCAACACCCTGGACATGATTGCCCTCGCCATGCTGGCCATCGCCTTCGTCATGAAGCTGGCAGGTGTTCCCCTGCATATGTGGGCGCCGGATACATACGCCGTGGCGCCGGCTGGTATCACGCCCATGATTTATATGTCCAGCGCCGCCTCCATGTATGCCCTCTACCGGGTTACCTTTACCCTGTATGGCGGCCAATTTGATACCATGCCAATAGGCTGGGTGGTCATCATCCTGGGCGTGCTCAGCATGTTTATCGGCGTCATGATGGCGATTTATCAGACGGATATCAAGCGCCTCATGGCCTACCACGCCATCTCGCAGAGCGGTTACATGCTGCTCGGCGTGGGCGTGGGGCTGGCAGTGCTCACCGACCCCGTAGCGCTGGCCAACTACGGAAGGGATGCCATGAACGGTGGCATATTCCACATCATAAACAATGCCCTCTATAAGGGTATGCTCTTCCTCACCGCGGAAGCCATCTTCTTTCGCATCGGGACCAGGGATTTGAACAAGATGGGCGGCCTGGCCCATAACATGAAATGGACGACGATTTTCTTCATCATCGGGGCGCTCGCCATTTCCGGGATTCCACCGTTCAACGGGTTTGCCTCGAAGCTGCTTATCTATGAATCGGTATTCCGGTTCAATCCGTTGCTTTCCATCATTGCCATGTTTGTATCGCTGGTGACACTGGCTTCCTTCACCAAGGTATTTTATTCCGCCTTCACCGGGCCGGAAATGCCCGCCTACCGCGAGGTTCGGGAAGTCCCCAAGTCGATGATTATCGGCATGGGCATAATGGTGGCCTGCATCATCTTCTTCAGCATCTTTCCCGGTCTGGTGGTGGATACCATCGTTGCGCCGGCGACGGACGCCCTGATTGACCAGGCGTCATACATTAACGGTGTTATGGGGGCTGCGCCCTAG
- a CDS encoding nickel-dependent hydrogenase large subunit, translating to MAVNETEKTTYTIPIGPIHPALKEPVQLDLEIDGEQVVDVDIHLGQVHRSIEWLGMNRNNPIQTLYLAERICGICNVCHPYCLALAVEQAADIAVPDRAEYIRVIAAEMERIHSHILWAGVAAHEIGFDTVFYLTWRVREEIMDVIEYVFGNRITKAIFQFGGVRRDITAEQLPRIRQGLDYYKSIFEQLRRIFLEDETVKMRTRNVGILSAEDALKLITVGPTVRASGVPKDVRQDQPYSAYADMNVKAITPDIVTGTVVGDVYDRIIVRLLEVAQSIEIIEECIANMPEGPIITEPKITRLQRMLTDAAGEGVGRVEAPRGEDIHYVRLESGESTLSTWKVRAPTYVNLMAVPTMLKGMQIADVPIAFASIDPCMSCTNRMIITDRATGKKSVMDYEEMHRLSVQKTKELRR from the coding sequence ATGGCAGTCAATGAGACGGAAAAAACGACCTATACCATACCGATAGGGCCAATTCACCCGGCGCTCAAGGAGCCGGTACAGCTCGACCTTGAGATAGACGGTGAGCAGGTAGTCGACGTTGATATTCACCTGGGGCAGGTTCACCGCAGCATTGAATGGCTGGGGATGAACCGCAACAACCCCATCCAGACGCTGTACCTTGCCGAGAGGATATGCGGCATTTGTAACGTCTGCCATCCATACTGTCTGGCTCTGGCCGTGGAGCAGGCGGCGGACATCGCGGTGCCGGACCGTGCCGAGTATATCAGGGTCATCGCCGCCGAGATGGAGAGAATCCACTCCCACATTCTGTGGGCGGGGGTAGCCGCCCATGAGATAGGCTTTGACACCGTCTTTTATCTGACCTGGAGAGTCCGTGAAGAAATCATGGACGTGATTGAGTATGTCTTCGGCAACCGGATAACCAAGGCAATTTTCCAGTTCGGAGGCGTCAGAAGGGATATTACCGCGGAGCAATTGCCGCGGATACGTCAGGGTCTGGACTACTACAAGAGCATTTTCGAGCAGCTGAGGCGGATTTTCCTCGAGGACGAAACGGTAAAGATGAGGACCAGGAACGTCGGCATACTGAGCGCGGAGGATGCTTTGAAGCTGATTACAGTGGGTCCGACGGTGAGAGCCAGCGGTGTGCCGAAGGATGTAAGGCAGGACCAGCCGTATTCGGCCTATGCTGATATGAACGTCAAGGCGATTACACCCGATATCGTCACCGGTACCGTGGTTGGCGATGTCTATGACCGCATCATCGTCCGTCTGCTCGAGGTAGCGCAGTCGATTGAAATCATCGAAGAGTGCATTGCCAATATGCCGGAAGGCCCCATAATCACGGAGCCGAAGATAACGAGGCTGCAGCGTATGCTTACCGATGCCGCCGGCGAGGGTGTGGGGCGCGTTGAAGCGCCGCGCGGCGAGGACATCCACTATGTACGCCTGGAGTCAGGAGAGAGCACCCTCTCCACATGGAAAGTCAGGGCGCCGACCTATGTCAACCTGATGGCCGTGCCCACCATGCTCAAGGGCATGCAGATTGCAGATGTACCCATCGCGTTTGCTTCTATTGACCCGTGTATGTCCTGCACCAATCGGATGATTATTACCGACCGGGCCACGGGAAAGAAGTCCGTAATGGACTATGAAGAGATGCACCGGCTCTCCGTACAAAAGACGAAAGAGTTGCGAAGATGA